GTCTTGCCGGTACCCGTGGCGCCGGCAACGAGGCCGTGCCGGTTCATCATCGCGAGCGGGATGCGCACCGACGCGGTGGCGTCGACCTGACCGTCCACCGACACCGTCCCCAGTTCGAGAGAGGTCGAGGCAAAGGCGTAGCCGGCGGCGATGGTCTGAGCAGGGCTGAGGGCTTCGGTCACGAGGGACACAATAGCCCCCGGAACACCGCTGTTCTCCGTCTGACGCGGGCTTGTCGTGCCGGTTCGTTAAGGTTGTCGGGTGCAGGACAAACTGGTGTGGATCGATTGCGAGATGACCGGCCTCCGACTCGAGTCGGACAAGTTGATCGAGATCGCGGCCCTGGTCACCGACGGTGATCTCAACATCCTGGGTGACGGCGTCGACGTCGTCATCCACGCCGACGACGAGGCTCTCGCGTCGATGCCGGACGTCGTGACCAAGATGCACGCCGATTCCGGTCTCACCGAAGAGGTACGCGCGTCCACCGTCACGCTGGTCGAGGCGGAGAAGTTGGTGCTCGACTACATCCGCAAACACGTGACGACGCCCGGCGCCGTCCCGCTGGCCGGCAACTCGATCGCCACCGACCGCGGCTTCATCGCCCGCGACATGCCCGAACTCGACGCCTACCTGCACTACCGCATGGTCGACGTCAGTTCGATCAAGGAATTGGCCCGGCGCTGGTTCCCCAAGGTGTACTTCGGGCAGCCCGACAAAGGACTCGCCCACCGCGCCCTCGCCGACATCCGCGAGTCGATCCGCGAGCTCCGTTATTACCGCGCAGCAGCCTTCGTGCCTGCTCCCGGTCCCGACGTCGATGCGCTCGCGAAGATCGTCGAGGATCTCGGACCCGCCTGAAAACGCAGGTCAGATAACCGATTGGA
The sequence above is drawn from the Gordonia rubripertincta genome and encodes:
- the orn gene encoding oligoribonuclease, translating into MQDKLVWIDCEMTGLRLESDKLIEIAALVTDGDLNILGDGVDVVIHADDEALASMPDVVTKMHADSGLTEEVRASTVTLVEAEKLVLDYIRKHVTTPGAVPLAGNSIATDRGFIARDMPELDAYLHYRMVDVSSIKELARRWFPKVYFGQPDKGLAHRALADIRESIRELRYYRAAAFVPAPGPDVDALAKIVEDLGPA